The following coding sequences are from one Streptomyces dengpaensis window:
- a CDS encoding glutamate decarboxylase — MPLHRGHEKPDERPMSVNPFYGETNPVSGMIEAPPKHRIPDSPLAPTTAYQIVHDELMLDGNARLNLATFVTTWMEPQAGVLMAECRDKNMIDKDEYPRTAELERRCVAMLADLWNAPDPSAATGCSTTGSSEACMLAGMALKRRWAARNADRYPSRDVRPNLVMGINVQVCWDKFCTFWEVEARQVPMEGDRFHLDPQAAAELCDENTIGVVGILGSTFDGSYEPIDELCAALDALQERTGLDIPVHVDGASGAMIAPFIDEDLVWDFRLPRVSSINTSGHKYGLVYPGVGWALWRSPAELPEELVFRVNYLGGDMPTFALNFSRPGAQVVSQYYTFLRLGREGYRAVQQTTRDVAQGLAERIEALGDFTLLTRGDQLPVFAFTTGPDVTSYDVFDVSRRMREHGWLLPAYTFPANREDLSVLRVVCRNGFTSDLAELFLEDLSRLMPALRRQPHPLTHDKSKAISFHH; from the coding sequence ATGCCGCTGCACCGAGGACACGAAAAGCCCGACGAGCGCCCGATGTCCGTCAACCCGTTCTACGGGGAGACGAACCCGGTCAGCGGCATGATCGAGGCCCCGCCCAAGCACCGGATCCCCGACAGCCCGCTGGCGCCCACGACCGCGTACCAGATCGTCCATGACGAGCTCATGCTGGACGGCAACGCGCGACTGAACCTCGCCACCTTCGTCACCACCTGGATGGAGCCGCAGGCCGGGGTCCTGATGGCGGAGTGCCGGGACAAGAACATGATCGACAAGGACGAGTACCCGCGCACGGCCGAGCTGGAGCGGCGCTGTGTGGCGATGCTCGCCGACCTGTGGAACGCGCCGGATCCGTCGGCCGCGACGGGCTGTTCGACCACCGGGTCGAGCGAGGCGTGCATGCTCGCCGGAATGGCGTTGAAGCGGCGCTGGGCCGCGCGGAACGCGGACCGCTACCCCTCCAGGGACGTCCGCCCGAACCTCGTGATGGGCATCAACGTCCAGGTCTGCTGGGACAAGTTCTGCACCTTCTGGGAGGTCGAGGCACGCCAAGTCCCCATGGAGGGCGACCGGTTCCACCTCGACCCCCAAGCGGCCGCCGAGCTGTGCGACGAGAACACCATCGGGGTCGTCGGCATCCTCGGCTCCACCTTCGACGGGTCGTACGAGCCGATCGACGAGCTGTGCGCGGCCCTCGACGCGCTCCAGGAACGCACGGGCCTCGACATCCCCGTCCATGTCGACGGCGCCTCCGGAGCGATGATCGCGCCCTTCATCGACGAGGACCTGGTCTGGGACTTCCGGCTGCCGAGGGTGTCGTCGATCAACACCTCGGGGCACAAGTACGGCCTGGTCTACCCGGGCGTCGGCTGGGCGCTGTGGCGGTCGCCGGCCGAGCTGCCGGAGGAACTCGTCTTCCGGGTCAACTACTTGGGCGGCGACATGCCGACCTTCGCGCTCAACTTCTCCCGGCCGGGCGCCCAGGTCGTGTCGCAGTACTACACGTTCCTGCGCCTCGGCCGGGAGGGCTACCGGGCCGTGCAGCAGACCACCCGGGACGTGGCCCAGGGACTCGCCGAGCGCATCGAGGCGCTGGGCGACTTCACCCTGCTCACCCGGGGCGACCAGCTGCCGGTCTTCGCCTTCACCACGGGGCCCGACGTGACCTCGTACGACGTCTTCGACGTGTCCCGGCGGATGCGGGAACACGGCTGGCTGCTGCCCGCGTACACCTTCCCGGCCAACCGCGAGGACCTGTCCGTCCTGCGCGTGGTGTGCCGCAACGGCTTCACGAGCGACCTCGCCGAACTGTTCCTGGAGGACCTGAGCCGCCTGATGCCCGCACTGCGCCGCCAGCCGCACCCGTTGACACACGACAAGAGCAAGGCGATCAGCTTCCACCACTAG
- a CDS encoding aldehyde dehydrogenase family protein, with the protein MSSYFTDLAQQYIDGEWRPGTGSWDIIDFNPYNGEKLASITIATTDEVDQAYRAAERAQKAWAATNAYARRAVFEKALRLIEEREAEITEAIIAELGGTHLKAGFELHLAKEFLRESIQLALRPEGKILPSPIDGKENRVYRVPVGVVGVISPFNFPFLLSLKSVAPALALGNGVVLKPHQNTPVVGGSLIAKIFEDAGLPKGLLNVVITDIAEIGDAFLEHPVPKLISFTGSDKVGRHVATVCASHFKRAILELGGNSALVVLDDADIDYAVDAAVFSRYVHQGQVCMAANRVLVDRSIADEFTEKFVAKVRTLKAGDPSDPQTIIGPVINSSQADAISGTVEQAIAEGATALVHGATTDNLVEPSVLTGLPADSSLLRQEVFGPVVFLVPFDGEEEAVRIVNDTPYGLSGAVHTGDIERGVSFAKQIDTGMFHVNDGTVHDEPLVPFGGEKHSGIGRLNGETTVDAFTTQKWISVQHGRSFFPF; encoded by the coding sequence ATGTCGTCCTACTTCACCGACCTGGCCCAGCAGTACATCGACGGCGAGTGGCGCCCAGGGACCGGTTCCTGGGACATCATCGACTTCAACCCGTACAACGGCGAGAAGCTGGCGTCGATCACCATAGCCACGACGGACGAGGTCGATCAGGCCTACCGCGCCGCCGAGCGCGCCCAGAAGGCATGGGCCGCGACCAACGCGTACGCCCGTCGCGCGGTCTTCGAGAAGGCCCTGCGCCTCATCGAGGAGCGCGAGGCCGAGATCACCGAGGCGATCATCGCCGAACTCGGCGGCACGCACCTCAAGGCGGGCTTCGAACTGCACCTCGCCAAGGAGTTCCTGCGCGAGTCGATCCAGCTGGCGCTGCGCCCCGAGGGCAAGATCCTCCCCTCGCCGATCGACGGCAAGGAGAACCGCGTCTACAGGGTCCCCGTAGGCGTCGTCGGCGTCATCAGCCCCTTCAACTTCCCCTTCCTGCTCTCGCTGAAGTCGGTGGCGCCCGCCCTGGCGCTCGGCAACGGCGTGGTCCTCAAGCCGCACCAGAACACCCCGGTCGTCGGCGGCTCCCTGATCGCGAAGATCTTCGAGGACGCGGGCCTGCCGAAGGGCCTGCTGAACGTCGTCATCACCGACATAGCCGAGATCGGCGACGCCTTCCTCGAGCACCCGGTCCCGAAGCTCATCTCCTTCACCGGCTCCGACAAGGTCGGCCGCCACGTCGCCACCGTCTGCGCCTCGCACTTCAAGCGCGCGATCCTCGAACTCGGCGGCAACAGCGCGCTGGTGGTCCTGGACGACGCCGACATCGACTACGCGGTCGACGCGGCGGTCTTCAGCCGGTACGTCCACCAGGGCCAGGTCTGCATGGCCGCCAACCGCGTCCTCGTGGACCGTTCGATCGCCGACGAGTTCACCGAGAAGTTCGTCGCCAAGGTCAGGACACTGAAGGCCGGCGACCCGAGCGACCCGCAGACCATCATCGGCCCGGTCATCAACTCCTCGCAGGCGGACGCGATTTCAGGCACCGTCGAACAGGCCATCGCGGAGGGCGCCACCGCCCTCGTACACGGCGCGACGACCGACAACCTGGTCGAGCCCTCCGTGCTGACGGGCCTTCCCGCCGACTCGTCCCTCCTCCGGCAGGAGGTCTTCGGCCCGGTCGTCTTCCTCGTCCCCTTCGACGGCGAGGAGGAGGCGGTCCGCATCGTCAACGACACCCCGTACGGCCTCAGCGGCGCCGTCCACACGGGCGACATCGAGCGCGGCGTCTCCTTCGCCAAGCAGATCGACACCGGCATGTTTCACGTCAACGACGGCACCGTCCACGACGAGCCCCTGGTCCCCTTCGGCGGCGAAAAGCACTCCGGCATCGGCCGCCTGAACGGCGAGACGACCGTCGACGCCTTCACCACCCAGAAGTGGATCTCGGTCCAGCACGGGCGGAGCTTCTTCCCGTTCTGA
- a CDS encoding ABC transporter permease, with amino-acid sequence MTRRELAHWARQPVQMLVGLVFPVMLLLMFGYLVGGGRGIEGEYVDFLVPGMLALTMAFGLEGTMLAVTQDLNKGVIDRFRSMPMANGAVLVGRSVADMLQSGLGLAILLGVGYAIGWRVHGTPGAFLGAVGLLLLFRFAMLSIGIELALVAGKPELVQAVQILVWPVGFLSNAFATPDSMPGWLGTAVEWNPMSQTATAVRDLFGNPGGEPGHVWAAVIWPLALLAVFFPLAVRKFARLSA; translated from the coding sequence ATGACCCGCCGCGAACTGGCCCACTGGGCACGGCAGCCGGTCCAGATGCTCGTCGGGCTCGTCTTCCCCGTGATGCTGCTGCTGATGTTCGGCTACCTGGTCGGCGGCGGCAGGGGCATCGAGGGCGAGTACGTGGACTTCCTGGTACCCGGCATGCTCGCGCTCACCATGGCCTTCGGCCTGGAGGGCACGATGCTCGCCGTCACCCAGGACCTCAACAAGGGCGTGATCGACCGCTTCAGGTCCATGCCCATGGCCAACGGCGCGGTCCTGGTGGGCCGTTCGGTCGCCGACATGCTCCAGTCGGGACTTGGTCTCGCCATCCTGCTCGGCGTCGGGTACGCGATCGGCTGGCGCGTCCATGGCACGCCCGGCGCCTTCCTGGGAGCCGTAGGCCTTCTCCTCCTCTTCCGTTTCGCGATGCTGTCGATCGGCATCGAGCTGGCGCTGGTCGCGGGGAAGCCGGAGTTGGTGCAGGCCGTGCAGATCCTGGTCTGGCCGGTCGGCTTCCTGTCCAACGCCTTCGCGACCCCCGACTCAATGCCCGGCTGGCTGGGCACGGCGGTCGAGTGGAACCCGATGTCCCAGACGGCGACCGCGGTACGCGACCTCTTCGGCAACCCCGGCGGGGAGCCGGGGCACGTCTGGGCGGCCGTGATCTGGCCGCTTGCCCTGCTGGCGGTCTTCTTTCCGCTGGCGGTACGGAAGTTCGCCCGGCTCAGCGCGTGA
- a CDS encoding DedA family protein, with translation MTTLALGPSWLDPNTLLDNFGIWGLLLIVFAESGLLIGFFLPGDSLLFTTGLLITAGTLDFPLYAAIPLICLAAILGDQAGYAFGKKVGPALFKRPDSRLFKQENVVKAHEFFEKYGPKSLVLARFVPIVRTFTPIIAGVSGMKYRSFLTFNVIGGVLWGAGVTLLGSWLGNIDFVKKNIEAILILIVLVSVVPIIIEFLRARSQAKKNPPQAQNQPQQPAFQQQPPVMDDATTQLRRVPPSHEGQDRGYGNQGYPQGSQQPQQPQQPYGSDQAGYDEYYGYPQQPYDQQYPQQYPQGYPQQPYGGQQDYQQGQQDYQQGQQPQPYPYGQGYPQN, from the coding sequence GTGACGACGCTTGCCCTTGGCCCAAGCTGGCTGGATCCGAACACACTCCTGGACAACTTTGGCATCTGGGGCCTGCTGCTCATCGTCTTCGCCGAGTCCGGCCTGCTCATCGGGTTCTTCCTGCCGGGCGACTCGCTGCTGTTCACCACGGGTCTGCTCATCACCGCGGGCACCCTGGACTTCCCGCTGTACGCGGCGATCCCGCTGATCTGCCTTGCCGCGATCCTCGGCGACCAGGCGGGCTACGCCTTCGGCAAGAAGGTCGGCCCCGCGCTCTTCAAGCGGCCCGACTCCCGCCTGTTCAAGCAGGAGAACGTGGTCAAGGCCCACGAGTTCTTCGAGAAGTACGGGCCCAAGTCCCTGGTGCTGGCCCGCTTCGTGCCCATCGTGCGCACGTTCACGCCGATCATCGCCGGCGTCAGCGGCATGAAGTACCGATCCTTCCTCACCTTCAACGTCATCGGTGGCGTCCTGTGGGGCGCGGGCGTCACGCTGCTCGGCTCCTGGCTCGGCAACATCGACTTCGTCAAGAAGAACATCGAGGCGATCCTGATCCTGATCGTCCTCGTCTCGGTGGTGCCGATCATCATCGAGTTCCTGCGGGCCCGCTCCCAGGCCAAGAAGAACCCGCCGCAGGCCCAGAACCAGCCCCAGCAGCCGGCCTTCCAGCAGCAGCCGCCGGTCATGGACGACGCGACGACCCAGCTGCGCCGCGTACCGCCGTCCCACGAGGGCCAGGACCGGGGGTACGGCAACCAGGGCTACCCGCAGGGCAGCCAGCAGCCGCAGCAGCCCCAGCAGCCGTACGGTTCGGACCAGGCCGGCTACGACGAGTACTACGGCTACCCGCAGCAGCCGTACGACCAGCAGTACCCCCAGCAGTACCCCCAGGGCTACCCGCAGCAGCCGTACGGCGGCCAGCAGGACTACCAGCAGGGCCAGCAGGACTACCAGCAGGGCCAGCAGCCGCAGCCGTACCCGTACGGCCAGGGTTATCCGCAGAACTGA
- a CDS encoding ATP-binding cassette domain-containing protein, which translates to MTNAVLAEGVRKRYGDKAALDGLDLAVRRDTVHGLLGPNGAGKTTMVRILTTLLRPDEGRVEVAGHDVVREARRVRLRIGLLGQRAALDEELGGRQNLEMFGRLHHLGARHARVRADELLERFGLTDTGRKPVRAYSGGMRRRLDLAASLITEPEVLFLDEPTTGLDPRGRAEVWSAVRSLVGGGTTVLLTTQYLEEADQLADRISVVDHGRVIADGTADELKARTGGDRIDVVLRGGGQLGAAVALLPFPAEGVSVDADRRLLSAPVTDRMAALAGAVRALEEAGIEAEDIALRRPTLDEVFLHLTGDHHRLKEPAA; encoded by the coding sequence ATGACCAACGCGGTCCTCGCCGAGGGTGTACGGAAGCGGTACGGGGACAAGGCGGCCCTGGACGGACTCGATCTGGCGGTGCGGCGCGACACCGTCCACGGCCTGCTCGGTCCGAACGGCGCCGGAAAGACCACCATGGTGCGCATACTGACCACGCTGCTGCGGCCCGACGAGGGCCGGGTGGAGGTCGCCGGACACGACGTCGTGCGCGAGGCCCGCCGGGTCCGGCTCCGCATCGGCCTGCTCGGCCAGCGCGCCGCGCTCGACGAGGAACTCGGCGGCCGCCAGAACCTGGAGATGTTCGGACGCCTGCACCACCTGGGCGCCCGGCACGCGCGCGTGCGGGCCGACGAGCTGCTGGAGCGCTTCGGTCTCACGGACACCGGACGCAAACCGGTCCGCGCCTACAGCGGCGGCATGCGGCGCCGCCTCGACCTCGCCGCGTCCCTGATCACCGAACCGGAAGTGCTCTTCCTGGACGAGCCGACGACCGGGCTCGACCCGCGCGGCCGGGCGGAGGTGTGGTCGGCGGTGCGCTCGCTGGTCGGCGGCGGCACCACGGTCCTGCTCACCACCCAGTACCTGGAGGAGGCCGACCAGCTCGCCGACCGCATCTCCGTCGTCGACCACGGGCGCGTCATCGCGGACGGCACCGCGGACGAGCTGAAGGCCCGCACGGGCGGCGACCGCATCGACGTGGTGCTGCGCGGCGGCGGCCAACTGGGCGCGGCGGTGGCCCTGTTGCCGTTCCCCGCCGAGGGCGTCTCGGTGGACGCCGACCGGCGGCTCCTCAGCGCCCCGGTCACCGACCGCATGGCGGCGCTCGCCGGAGCCGTACGCGCCCTGGAGGAGGCCGGGATCGAGGCGGAGGACATCGCCCTGCGCCGCCCGACGCTGGACGAGGTGTTCCTGCACCTCACCGGAGACCACCACCGACTGAAGGAGCCCGCCGCGTGA
- a CDS encoding ATP-binding protein, which yields MGTNGSTMLEPLRQGLPPLDPAAVSNAACCALPARFEAVREARQFTRRTLDQWDIGDRFDDVGLVVSELVTNALRHALPSDTPRPDQGPPVRLHLMSWTSRLVCAVRDPSHGSPVAGDSDDFSAESGRGLFLVDSFADSWGWHPLAGTLSGKVVWALFRLPPSGPSALAAALPAE from the coding sequence ATGGGGACGAATGGATCGACCATGCTCGAGCCCTTACGGCAGGGACTTCCGCCGCTCGATCCCGCGGCCGTGTCCAACGCCGCCTGCTGCGCCCTGCCCGCCCGCTTCGAAGCGGTGCGCGAAGCACGGCAGTTCACCCGAAGAACGCTGGACCAGTGGGACATCGGCGACCGCTTCGACGACGTCGGCCTGGTGGTCTCCGAGCTCGTCACCAACGCGCTGCGCCACGCACTTCCCTCGGACACACCCCGCCCGGACCAAGGGCCGCCCGTGCGGCTGCACTTGATGTCGTGGACCTCGCGCCTGGTGTGCGCGGTGCGCGACCCCAGTCACGGCAGCCCGGTCGCGGGCGACTCGGACGACTTCTCCGCGGAGTCGGGGCGCGGCCTCTTCCTGGTCGACTCGTTCGCCGACAGCTGGGGCTGGCACCCGCTCGCGGGCACCCTCAGCGGCAAGGTCGTATGGGCGCTGTTCCGGCTGCCACCGTCGGGGCCAAGCGCGCTTGCCGCCGCACTTCCGGCCGAATAG
- a CDS encoding MerR family transcriptional regulator, with protein sequence MSYSVGQVAGFAGVTVRTLHHYDEIGLLAPSERSHAGHRRYSDADLDRLQQILFYRELGFPLDEVAALLDDQATGKADPRAHLRRQHVLLTARIEKLQKMAAAVEHAMEARTMGINLTPEEKFEVFGEFDPDQYEEEVRERWGGTDAYRESRRRTASFTKEGWKRVTEEFDAIHRRMAGLMAAGTPADSEAAMDTAEEHRRFISNSYYDCSYEMHSGLGEMYVADPRFTATYEKIRPGLATYMRDAITANAARHAS encoded by the coding sequence GTGAGCTACTCAGTGGGCCAGGTCGCCGGTTTCGCCGGGGTCACGGTGCGCACGCTGCACCACTACGACGAGATCGGCCTGCTCGCGCCCAGCGAGCGCAGCCACGCGGGCCACCGGCGCTACAGCGACGCCGACCTCGACCGGCTGCAGCAGATCCTGTTCTACCGGGAGCTCGGCTTCCCGCTCGACGAGGTCGCCGCCCTGCTCGACGATCAGGCCACCGGAAAAGCAGACCCGCGCGCGCATCTGCGCCGCCAGCACGTCCTGCTGACCGCCCGGATCGAGAAGCTGCAGAAGATGGCCGCGGCCGTGGAGCACGCCATGGAGGCACGCACGATGGGGATCAACCTCACGCCCGAGGAGAAGTTCGAGGTGTTCGGGGAGTTCGACCCGGACCAGTACGAGGAGGAGGTGCGGGAACGCTGGGGCGGCACCGACGCCTACCGGGAGTCCCGGCGGCGGACGGCCTCCTTCACCAAGGAGGGCTGGAAGCGCGTCACCGAGGAGTTCGACGCGATCCACCGGCGCATGGCCGGCCTGATGGCGGCCGGTACCCCAGCCGACTCCGAGGCGGCGATGGACACGGCCGAGGAGCACCGCCGCTTCATCTCGAACTCGTACTACGACTGCTCGTACGAGATGCACAGCGGTCTCGGCGAGATGTACGTCGCCGACCCACGGTTCACGGCGACGTACGAGAAGATCCGCCCGGGGCTGGCGACGTACATGCGCGACGCGATCACGGCGAACGCGGCGCGCCACGCCTCCTAG
- a CDS encoding DUF397 domain-containing protein: MDHDVYDVDDVYNGMADDVYNGMAATELNGVAWQKSRHSNSQGSCVEFARLPGGDVAVRNSRFPEGPALVYTRAEIEAMLLGIKDGEFDHLIAG; this comes from the coding sequence GTGGACCACGACGTGTACGACGTGGATGACGTGTACAACGGCATGGCTGACGACGTGTACAACGGCATGGCGGCGACCGAGTTGAACGGGGTGGCCTGGCAGAAGAGCCGGCACAGCAACTCGCAGGGCTCATGCGTGGAGTTCGCGCGGCTGCCCGGCGGGGACGTGGCCGTGCGCAATTCGCGGTTCCCCGAGGGGCCCGCGCTCGTCTACACGCGCGCCGAGATCGAGGCGATGCTTCTGGGCATCAAGGACGGCGAGTTCGACCACCTGATAGCGGGCTGA
- a CDS encoding threonine/serine ThrE exporter family protein, which produces MTDAEDRKPQSDEARSAFAQPDGVTPTVEDESGTTSEFAVPQGLLPPEAPGAEPEGSAFSTPRTYSARHAPAAFTPPTGMPLVSLTKDAPWQDRMRTMLRMPVTERPAPEAVHKEDEAGPAVPRVLDLTLRIGELLLAGGEGAEDVEAAMFAVCRSYGLDRCEPNVTFTLLSISYQPSLVDDPVTASRTVRRRGTDYTRLAAVYRLVDDLSEPEAAISLEEAYGRLAEIRRNRHPYPGWVLTAAGGLLAGAASVLVGGGPVVFVAAALGAMLGDRLAWLCAGRGLPEFYQFTAAAMPPAAVGVALTLAHVDVNASAVITGGLFALLPGRALVAGVQDGLTGFYITASARLLEIVYLFVGIVVGVLVVLYFGVKLGAQLNPDAALNISERPVLQIAASMLLALTFAVLLQQERSTVLAVTLNGGVAWSVYGAMHFVGGLSPVASTAVAAGLVGLFGQLLSRYRFASALPYTTAAIGPLLPGSATYFGLLSIAQNEIDQGLVSLAKAASLAMAIAIGVNLGSEISRLFLRVPGAGRAAGRRAAKRTRGF; this is translated from the coding sequence GTGACGGACGCGGAGGACCGCAAGCCGCAGTCGGACGAGGCGAGGAGTGCCTTCGCCCAGCCGGACGGTGTGACGCCGACGGTCGAGGACGAGTCGGGGACCACGTCGGAGTTCGCGGTCCCCCAGGGGCTGCTGCCGCCCGAAGCGCCGGGCGCCGAGCCCGAGGGTTCGGCGTTCAGTACCCCGCGCACGTACAGCGCCCGGCACGCCCCGGCCGCCTTCACGCCGCCGACGGGCATGCCCTTGGTCAGTCTGACCAAGGACGCACCCTGGCAGGACCGGATGCGCACGATGTTGCGGATGCCGGTGACCGAGCGTCCCGCGCCCGAAGCGGTGCACAAGGAGGACGAAGCGGGGCCCGCCGTCCCGCGCGTGCTCGACCTGACCTTGCGTATCGGCGAGTTGCTCCTCGCGGGCGGCGAGGGCGCCGAGGACGTGGAGGCGGCGATGTTCGCCGTCTGCCGCTCCTACGGCCTGGACCGCTGCGAACCGAACGTCACCTTCACCCTGCTGTCGATCTCGTACCAGCCGTCCCTGGTGGACGACCCCGTGACGGCATCACGGACGGTACGCCGTCGCGGCACCGACTACACACGGCTCGCGGCCGTCTACCGGCTCGTCGACGACCTCAGCGAGCCGGAGGCCGCGATCTCCCTGGAGGAGGCCTACGGGCGGCTCGCCGAGATCCGGCGCAACCGGCACCCGTATCCCGGGTGGGTGCTGACCGCCGCCGGCGGGCTGCTCGCGGGTGCGGCCTCGGTGCTCGTCGGCGGTGGCCCGGTCGTGTTCGTCGCCGCGGCGCTCGGCGCGATGCTGGGCGACCGGCTCGCGTGGCTGTGCGCGGGGCGCGGGCTGCCGGAGTTCTACCAGTTCACGGCGGCCGCGATGCCGCCGGCCGCGGTCGGTGTCGCGCTCACGCTGGCGCACGTCGACGTGAACGCGTCAGCGGTGATCACCGGTGGGCTGTTCGCGCTGCTGCCCGGACGGGCGCTCGTCGCGGGCGTGCAGGATGGGCTGACCGGCTTTTACATCACCGCGTCCGCACGCCTGTTGGAGATTGTTTACCTCTTCGTGGGCATCGTCGTCGGTGTCCTCGTGGTGCTCTACTTCGGCGTGAAGCTGGGCGCCCAGCTCAATCCGGATGCGGCCCTGAACATCTCCGAGCGGCCCGTGCTGCAGATCGCCGCGTCGATGCTGCTGGCGCTCACCTTCGCGGTCCTGCTTCAGCAGGAACGATCCACCGTGCTCGCGGTGACCCTCAACGGCGGCGTGGCCTGGTCGGTGTACGGGGCGATGCACTTCGTGGGCGGCCTCTCACCGGTCGCCTCCACGGCCGTCGCGGCGGGTCTGGTGGGGCTGTTCGGGCAGCTGCTGTCGCGCTACCGGTTCGCTTCCGCGCTGCCCTACACCACTGCGGCGATCGGGCCCCTGCTGCCCGGTTCGGCCACCTACTTCGGGCTGTTGTCGATCGCCCAGAACGAGATCGACCAGGGGCTGGTTTCGCTGGCCAAGGCCGCGTCGCTCGCCATGGCCATCGCGATCGGGGTGAATCTGGGGTCGGAGATCTCCCGGCTGTTCCTGCGGGTGCCCGGCGCCGGCCGCGCGGCCGGGCGGCGTGCGGCCAAGCGGACGCGGGGGTTCTGA
- a CDS encoding helix-turn-helix domain-containing protein codes for MLLGSQLRRLREARGITREAAGYSIRASESKISRMELGRVSFKTRDVEDLLTLYGITDEAERTSLVSLAKEANVAGWWHSYSDVLPSWFPTYVGLEGAAHLIRVYEVQFVHGLLQTEAYARAVVRRGMKGASAADIDRRVALRLERQKYLVSENAPEFHIVLDEAALRRPYGDREVMREQLQHLIEVSERPNVRLQVMPFSFGGHSGESGSFTILSFPESDLSDVVYLEQLTSALYLDKREDVLQYEGALKQLQQDSPGPSESRDLLRGLLQLS; via the coding sequence ATGCTGCTGGGGTCACAGCTCCGGCGCCTGCGGGAGGCGCGCGGCATCACCCGGGAAGCGGCCGGTTATTCGATCCGTGCCTCCGAATCGAAGATCAGCCGCATGGAGTTGGGACGGGTGAGCTTCAAAACGCGCGACGTCGAGGACCTGTTGACGCTGTACGGCATCACGGACGAGGCGGAACGCACGTCCCTGGTCTCGCTCGCCAAGGAGGCCAACGTCGCCGGCTGGTGGCACAGCTACTCCGACGTCCTGCCCAGCTGGTTCCCGACCTACGTCGGCCTCGAGGGCGCGGCCCACCTGATCCGGGTGTACGAAGTGCAGTTCGTGCACGGCCTGCTGCAGACCGAGGCGTACGCGCGCGCGGTCGTCCGGCGCGGCATGAAGGGCGCGTCCGCCGCCGACATCGACCGGCGTGTGGCGCTGCGCCTGGAGCGCCAGAAGTACCTCGTCTCCGAGAACGCCCCGGAGTTCCACATCGTCCTCGACGAGGCCGCGCTGCGCCGCCCGTACGGCGACCGCGAGGTGATGCGCGAACAGCTCCAGCATCTGATCGAGGTCTCGGAGCGCCCCAACGTACGCCTTCAGGTCATGCCGTTCAGCTTCGGCGGGCACTCCGGCGAGAGCGGCTCGTTCACCATCCTGAGCTTCCCGGAGTCCGACCTGTCGGACGTCGTCTATCTGGAACAGCTCACCAGTGCGCTCTATCTGGACAAGCGTGAGGACGTCCTGCAGTACGAGGGCGCGCTGAAGCAGTTGCAGCAGGACAGCCCGGGTCCGTCGGAGAGCCGCGACCTGCTGAGGGGGCTGCTCCAGCTCTCCTGA
- a CDS encoding PadR family transcriptional regulator, translated as MSAIRLLVLGAVRQHGRAHGYQVRNDLEYWGAHEWSNAKPGSIYHALKQMAKQGLLHAHEIAPSTAGGPPRTEYEITDKGTEEFLALLRESLTSYDQKMDVQSAAIGFIVDLPRDEAVALLKERIRKIEEWRGAVTQHYVPEDGPQQLGHIGEIMNLWVHSADADAEWTRGLIARIESGAYTFAGEGEPFVGVLKEGEENPYATGTPHPGDRG; from the coding sequence ATGTCAGCGATCCGTCTCCTCGTGCTGGGTGCCGTCCGCCAGCACGGGCGGGCCCACGGCTACCAGGTGCGCAACGACCTGGAGTACTGGGGCGCGCACGAGTGGTCCAACGCCAAGCCCGGCTCGATCTACCACGCGCTCAAGCAGATGGCGAAGCAGGGGCTGCTGCACGCCCACGAGATCGCACCGTCCACGGCCGGCGGCCCGCCGCGCACCGAGTACGAGATCACGGACAAGGGCACCGAGGAGTTCCTGGCGCTGCTGCGCGAGTCCCTGACGTCGTACGACCAGAAGATGGACGTCCAGTCGGCGGCGATCGGCTTCATCGTCGACCTGCCGAGGGACGAGGCGGTGGCCCTCCTCAAGGAGCGGATCCGGAAGATCGAGGAGTGGCGGGGCGCCGTCACCCAGCACTACGTGCCCGAGGACGGCCCTCAACAGCTCGGCCACATCGGCGAGATCATGAACCTGTGGGTCCACTCCGCCGACGCCGACGCCGAGTGGACGCGTGGTCTGATCGCCCGGATCGAGAGCGGGGCCTACACGTTCGCGGGGGAGGGTGAGCCGTTCGTGGGGGTCCTCAAGGAGGGCGAGGAGAACCCGTACGCGACCGGGACCCCGCATCCCGGGGATCGCGGCTAA